In Leptospirillum ferriphilum, a genomic segment contains:
- a CDS encoding adenosylcobinamide-GDP ribazoletransferase, translating to MSRYPVPVNLWMKDTGVRICAGWFPFAGFLVGVAPALADRVSDALPVLPGALLVVLVWTFVTGGLHWDGWADSIETALSGGDAAEKTRIRKDPHLGTFGTLALMAGFLTKLLLIAGYAFGPWDFVGVVLWGRGILPLFLILVRRLSPDVPLSEGLGGMFVSEIRKRTLLFSSVVTGIALVFLVGFPGTIVLLTGLPLILIPARWILIRQDSFSGDFIGFCIELLEMTALVFLGILRSHSFHPSLSI from the coding sequence TTGTCCCGGTATCCTGTGCCGGTCAATCTCTGGATGAAGGACACCGGAGTCCGGATTTGTGCCGGATGGTTCCCCTTTGCCGGTTTTCTGGTCGGGGTGGCTCCCGCTCTCGCCGACCGGGTATCCGATGCGCTTCCTGTTCTTCCGGGAGCTCTCCTTGTTGTTCTCGTCTGGACGTTTGTGACCGGCGGTCTCCATTGGGACGGATGGGCCGACAGCATCGAAACGGCCCTGTCGGGGGGAGACGCGGCCGAGAAAACAAGAATCCGAAAGGATCCCCATCTGGGAACGTTTGGAACCCTGGCGTTAATGGCCGGATTTCTGACGAAACTCCTCCTCATTGCCGGATATGCGTTCGGACCGTGGGATTTTGTGGGCGTGGTTCTCTGGGGGAGGGGGATCCTCCCCCTTTTTCTTATTCTGGTCCGGCGGCTGTCTCCGGATGTCCCGTTGTCGGAGGGGCTTGGGGGAATGTTCGTTTCGGAAATCCGAAAGCGGACTCTTCTGTTTTCTTCTGTCGTGACTGGAATCGCTCTTGTCTTTCTGGTCGGATTTCCCGGCACGATCGTCTTGTTGACGGGGCTTCCACTCATTCTGATTCCTGCCCGATGGATCCTGATTCGTCAGGATTCCTTTTCAGGAGATTTCATCGGCTTTTGTATTGAACTCCTCGAAATGACGGCCCTGGTGTTTCTGGGGATCCTTCGCTCCCACTCCTTCCATCCCTCCCTGAGCATCTGA
- the cobT gene encoding nicotinate-nucleotide--dimethylbenzimidazole phosphoribosyltransferase, producing MSHPAARLTIEKWLEHVKNERSDCHSMDGLLKEMKSHWDHLTKPAGSLGQMEALAVWFGLVHGTSRLPEPRTAVCVFAGDHGVTRAGVSAYPSAVTREMVRNFSEGGAAICVLTRQFGMGLSVVDVGVDGDLSGLSGIVHRKVASGTRNFLEEPAMTPDEGLNAMEAGRDMAHRLVDEGYRILVTGEMGIGNTTAASTLAAALLSLPAEAVTGRGTGVGDSVYRNKIRVVEEALLKYRSLLLTPLDWLWAVGGLEIAAMTGFIIGAAERRTPVVLDGLITASSALVACRLEKSLSAYLLAGHQSQEPGHRPILEEIGLSPLLNLDLRLGEGTGGALAATLVMAAVRLYQEMATFEGAKVSGPH from the coding sequence GTGTCTCATCCGGCTGCCCGTCTGACCATCGAAAAGTGGTTGGAGCATGTGAAAAACGAGCGTTCAGACTGCCATTCCATGGATGGACTGCTCAAGGAGATGAAATCCCACTGGGATCATCTCACCAAGCCTGCCGGATCCCTCGGGCAGATGGAAGCGCTTGCGGTCTGGTTCGGTCTGGTACACGGGACGTCCCGTTTGCCGGAGCCCCGGACGGCCGTCTGCGTCTTTGCCGGTGATCATGGCGTCACCCGGGCCGGGGTTTCCGCCTATCCGTCCGCTGTGACCCGGGAAATGGTCAGAAATTTCTCCGAAGGAGGGGCGGCGATCTGCGTTCTGACGCGACAGTTCGGTATGGGGCTGTCCGTTGTGGATGTCGGCGTGGACGGGGATCTTTCCGGACTCTCCGGAATCGTCCACCGGAAAGTCGCTTCCGGCACCCGGAACTTTCTGGAGGAACCCGCCATGACGCCGGACGAGGGTCTGAACGCAATGGAAGCCGGCAGAGACATGGCGCATCGGCTGGTGGACGAAGGATACCGGATCCTGGTGACAGGGGAGATGGGAATCGGAAACACCACCGCCGCCTCGACACTGGCCGCCGCGCTCCTGTCACTTCCGGCCGAAGCGGTGACCGGACGGGGAACGGGCGTCGGCGACAGTGTCTATCGAAACAAGATCCGTGTTGTGGAGGAAGCTCTCCTGAAATACCGCTCCCTTCTTCTGACACCACTGGACTGGCTCTGGGCCGTCGGTGGCCTTGAAATCGCGGCCATGACGGGATTCATTATCGGCGCGGCGGAAAGACGAACACCCGTCGTACTCGACGGGCTGATCACCGCTTCTTCGGCTCTTGTGGCCTGCCGTCTTGAGAAAAGCCTGTCCGCCTACCTCCTGGCCGGTCATCAGAGTCAGGAGCCCGGCCATCGTCCCATCCTGGAGGAGATCGGACTTTCTCCGCTTCTGAACCTTGATCTTCGGCTTGGCGAGGGAACCGGTGGTGCGCTGGCGGCCACTCTGGTCATGGCGGCGGTTCGCCTTTACCAGGAAATGGCCACGTTCGAAGGAGCCAAGGTTTCGGGCCCCCATTGA